In Streptomyces sp. NBC_00704, a genomic segment contains:
- a CDS encoding dipeptidase, translating to MTAPVTQPASLDTARELLREFPVVDGHNDLPWALREQVRYDLDARDVAQDQHAHLHTDIPRLRAGGVGAQYWSVYVRADLPDAVPATLEQIDCVRRLIARHPRDLHPALTAADMETARAQGRIASLMGAEGGHSIANSLGVLRGLYGLGVRYMTLTHNDNVDWADSATDEPRAGGLTAFGREVVREMNREGMLVDLSHVAATTMRDALDTSVAPVIFSHSSARAVCDHPRNVPDDVLERLPANGGMAMVTFVPKFVLQAAVDWTAAADDNMRAHGLHHLDTTPEAMKVHRAFEAARPRPVATVATVADHLDHMREAAGVDCVGIGGDYDGTAFTPEGLDDVSGYPRLIAELLDRGWSKADLAKLTWQNAVRVLGAAEDVARGLKATRPASHATIESLDG from the coding sequence GTGACGGCACCGGTGACACAGCCCGCCTCGCTGGACACGGCCCGCGAGCTCCTGCGCGAGTTCCCGGTCGTCGACGGCCACAACGACCTCCCCTGGGCGCTGCGCGAACAGGTCCGCTACGACCTCGACGCCCGCGACGTCGCCCAGGACCAGCACGCCCACCTGCACACCGACATCCCCCGGCTGCGCGCCGGCGGCGTCGGCGCGCAGTACTGGTCCGTGTACGTGCGCGCCGACCTGCCCGACGCGGTCCCGGCGACGCTGGAGCAGATCGACTGCGTGCGGCGGCTCATCGCCCGCCACCCGCGCGACCTGCACCCGGCGCTGACGGCCGCGGACATGGAGACGGCCCGCGCGCAGGGCCGTATCGCCTCGCTCATGGGCGCGGAGGGCGGCCACTCCATCGCCAACTCCCTCGGCGTGCTGCGCGGCCTTTACGGGCTCGGCGTGCGGTACATGACGCTCACCCACAACGACAACGTCGACTGGGCGGACTCCGCCACCGACGAGCCCAGGGCGGGCGGGCTGACCGCGTTCGGCCGCGAGGTCGTGCGCGAGATGAACCGCGAGGGCATGCTCGTCGACCTCTCGCACGTGGCGGCGACCACCATGCGCGACGCGCTCGACACGAGCGTGGCGCCGGTGATCTTCTCCCACTCCTCCGCGCGCGCGGTCTGCGACCACCCCCGCAACGTCCCCGACGACGTCCTGGAGCGGCTGCCCGCCAACGGCGGCATGGCGATGGTGACGTTCGTGCCGAAGTTCGTCCTCCAGGCGGCGGTCGACTGGACGGCCGCGGCCGACGACAACATGCGCGCCCACGGCTTGCACCACCTCGACACCACCCCCGAGGCGATGAAGGTCCACCGCGCCTTCGAAGCAGCCCGCCCCCGCCCGGTCGCCACCGTCGCCACCGTCGCCGACCACCTCGACCACATGCGCGAGGCGGCCGGCGTCGACTGCGTCGGCATCGGCGGCGACTACGACGGCACGGCCTTCACCCCCGAGGGCCTCGACGACGTCTCCGGCTACCCCCGGCTCATCGCGGAACTCCTGGACCGCGGCTGGTCCAAGGCCGACCTCGCCAAGCTGACCTGGCAGAACGCGGTACGGGTGCTGGGCGCGGCCGAGGACGTGGCGCGCGGCCTGAAGGCCACGCGCCCGGCCTCCCACGCCACGATCGAGTCCCTGGACGGCTGA